In Micromonospora purpureochromogenes, a single window of DNA contains:
- a CDS encoding WhiB family transcriptional regulator, which translates to MGMITDWPSLAACQNGDPDALFVQGAEQNVAKRICRSCPVRYECLADALDNRIEFGVWGGMTERERRALLRRHPQVTSWRKMFEAAMKKNAKDKTGKDKVLVTAAG; encoded by the coding sequence ATGGGCATGATCACTGACTGGCCGTCACTGGCGGCGTGTCAGAACGGGGACCCGGACGCGTTGTTCGTACAGGGCGCCGAACAGAACGTGGCGAAGAGGATCTGCCGGAGCTGCCCAGTTCGGTACGAGTGCCTGGCCGACGCGCTCGACAACCGGATCGAGTTCGGGGTGTGGGGTGGCATGACCGAACGCGAACGCCGGGCGCTGCTGCGCCGGCACCCGCAGGTGACGAGCTGGCGCAAGATGTTCGAGGCCGCGATGAAGAAGAACGCCAAGGACAAGACCGGCAAGGACAAGGTCCTGGTCACCGCCGCCGGCTGA
- a CDS encoding Rv0361 family membrane protein yields the protein MTQPPNDGATGSPATPAPGDTTPDESGPGTIPPPPPGYPAYQAPVARRRRGLLIASLVLAGALLLCGGGGTAAFLALRNTEDGEGAKEPAVAVDNFLTAVYLDQDARKAADYVCSNARDQEKLDAKVAEVRRYAAGYANPRFRWASPKVDNQTGDRATVTTKVTMTTADEKVAEQALRFTVVRKTGWWVCEVA from the coding sequence ATGACCCAACCGCCGAACGACGGAGCGACCGGATCGCCGGCCACCCCCGCGCCGGGCGACACCACCCCCGACGAGTCCGGGCCGGGCACCATCCCGCCACCCCCGCCCGGCTACCCCGCGTACCAGGCGCCGGTGGCCCGGCGCCGGCGCGGCCTGCTCATCGCCTCGCTCGTGCTGGCCGGCGCGCTGCTGCTCTGCGGCGGGGGCGGGACGGCCGCGTTCCTGGCCCTGCGGAACACCGAGGACGGCGAGGGCGCCAAGGAGCCAGCGGTCGCGGTCGACAACTTCCTCACCGCCGTCTACCTGGACCAGGACGCGAGGAAGGCGGCCGACTACGTCTGCTCGAACGCCCGGGACCAGGAGAAGCTCGACGCCAAGGTGGCCGAGGTGCGCAGGTACGCCGCCGGCTACGCCAACCCGCGCTTCCGCTGGGCCAGCCCGAAGGTCGACAACCAGACCGGGGATCGGGCCACCGTCACCACCAAGGTCACCATGACCACCGCCGACGAGAAGGTCGCCGAGCAGGCGCTGCGCTTCACCGTCGTACGGAAGACGGGTTGGTGGGTCTGCGAGGTGGCCTGA
- a CDS encoding serine/threonine-protein kinase: MTETPPGALRLPIVPGLTDLRVFARGGYATVYRATQISVGREVAVKVENRTLDSERDQARFLREARAAGKMSSHPHVVDLFDVGVTVDQHPYLIMELCDGSYAERMRTSPLGPAETRDLGIKIADALAHSHAAGVLHRDVKPANILHSHFNPAVLADFGLAVLAEVRDASVTLEVLTPAYAPPEMFSHSPPSPAVDVYALCATLYAVMHGRPPRWQSERNPSLVTVLEMFNQPIPELPGVPTELVDVLRAGMSNDPGARPSALELRDLLTALPLGSVPSPVSGAPVSGAPISGGPSGPYTVDRSGPPRPVPEDAHPTVPHGRRRRRRWFLGGAGVLALAASASAGAWVAGNAASVAAPTPTPTATGSASPAAWGSLPGCVAGSSPLTLPPGAHCASGLECFGPVRLRGDRAVAPQVSCDGRHTWETYVEGELPPALVGAGHTAISADPAVRRVCNTRTFRLTSGLAYPTGWNLEVLPPSGTETGRTYRCLAGKGVDALASPTLIGP; encoded by the coding sequence GTGACCGAGACCCCGCCCGGCGCCCTCCGGCTGCCCATCGTGCCCGGTCTGACCGATCTGCGGGTGTTCGCCCGGGGTGGCTACGCGACCGTCTACCGGGCCACGCAGATCTCGGTGGGGCGCGAGGTCGCCGTCAAGGTGGAGAACCGCACGCTGGACAGCGAGCGCGACCAGGCCCGGTTCCTCCGGGAGGCGCGCGCGGCCGGGAAGATGTCGTCCCACCCGCACGTGGTGGACCTCTTCGACGTCGGGGTCACCGTCGACCAGCACCCGTATCTGATCATGGAGCTCTGCGACGGCTCGTACGCCGAGCGGATGCGCACCTCGCCGCTCGGCCCGGCGGAGACCCGCGACCTCGGCATCAAGATCGCCGATGCGCTGGCCCACTCGCACGCGGCCGGGGTGCTGCACCGCGACGTCAAGCCGGCCAACATCCTGCACTCGCACTTCAACCCGGCGGTGCTGGCCGACTTCGGGCTGGCGGTGCTGGCCGAGGTGCGCGACGCCTCGGTCACCCTGGAGGTGCTCACCCCGGCGTACGCCCCGCCGGAGATGTTCAGCCACAGCCCGCCATCGCCGGCCGTCGACGTGTACGCGCTCTGCGCCACCCTCTACGCGGTGATGCACGGCCGCCCGCCACGCTGGCAGTCGGAGCGGAACCCGAGCCTGGTCACCGTGCTGGAGATGTTCAACCAGCCCATCCCGGAGCTGCCCGGGGTGCCGACCGAGCTGGTCGACGTGCTGCGCGCCGGGATGTCCAACGACCCGGGCGCGCGTCCCTCCGCGCTCGAGCTTCGGGACCTGCTCACCGCGCTGCCGCTCGGCTCGGTCCCGTCCCCGGTCAGCGGGGCGCCGGTGAGTGGAGCGCCGATCTCCGGGGGCCCCTCCGGGCCGTACACCGTGGACCGGTCCGGGCCGCCGCGGCCGGTGCCCGAGGACGCCCACCCGACCGTGCCGCACGGGCGACGCCGGCGGCGGCGGTGGTTCCTCGGCGGCGCCGGGGTCCTCGCCCTGGCCGCCTCGGCGAGCGCCGGTGCCTGGGTCGCCGGCAACGCCGCGTCCGTGGCCGCCCCCACGCCGACGCCGACCGCCACCGGATCCGCCTCGCCGGCCGCGTGGGGCTCGCTGCCGGGCTGCGTCGCCGGCTCGTCCCCGTTGACTTTGCCTCCCGGGGCGCACTGCGCGTCGGGGCTGGAGTGCTTCGGCCCGGTGCGGTTGCGCGGCGACCGGGCCGTGGCGCCGCAGGTGTCCTGCGACGGCCGGCACACCTGGGAGACCTATGTGGAGGGCGAGCTGCCTCCCGCGCTGGTCGGCGCGGGGCACACCGCGATCAGCGCGGACCCGGCCGTCCGCCGGGTCTGCAACACGCGTACCTTCCGGCTCACCAGCGGGCTGGCCTACCCCACCGGCTGGAACCTGGAGGTCCTGCCGCCGAGCGGCACGGAGACCGGCCGGACGTACCGCTGCCTGGCCGGCAAGGGCGTGGACGCGCTCGCCTCGCCCACCCTCATCGGTCCCTGA
- a CDS encoding ArsA-related P-loop ATPase → MRAAERPADPASTGWPARLHVVTGKGGTGKTSVAAALALALADGGRRTLLVEVEGRQGIAQLFGTDPLPYEERHLTDAPGGGEVRALAVDAEEALLEYLDMFYKLGAAGRALRKLGAIDFATTIAPGLRDVLLTGKVKEATTRTTGQRRAYDAVVLDAPPTGRIGRFLNVTAETARLAKVGPIKTQSEGVAALLRSPITAVHVVTLLEEMPVQETVDAIAELNQLGFPVGRVIVNGARPPVPAGREVTQAELKRGLLAAGLPADRATVAGLAGEARDQQIRRDLEDSLRTDLVELGLPLTELPLLPDGVDRAGLDRLAELLGRAD, encoded by the coding sequence GTGCGAGCAGCAGAGCGGCCGGCCGACCCGGCCTCCACCGGATGGCCGGCCCGCCTGCACGTGGTCACCGGCAAGGGCGGTACCGGCAAGACCAGCGTCGCGGCGGCCCTGGCGCTGGCCCTGGCCGACGGCGGCCGGCGCACCCTGCTGGTCGAGGTCGAGGGGCGGCAGGGCATCGCCCAGCTCTTCGGCACCGACCCGCTGCCGTACGAGGAGCGGCACCTCACCGACGCTCCCGGTGGCGGCGAGGTACGGGCCCTGGCGGTGGACGCCGAGGAGGCCCTGCTGGAGTACCTCGACATGTTCTACAAGCTCGGTGCGGCCGGCCGGGCGCTGCGCAAGCTCGGCGCCATCGACTTCGCCACCACCATCGCGCCGGGGCTGCGGGACGTGCTGCTCACCGGCAAGGTGAAGGAGGCGACCACCCGCACCACCGGCCAGCGCCGGGCGTACGACGCGGTGGTGCTGGACGCGCCGCCGACCGGGCGGATCGGCCGCTTCCTCAACGTCACCGCGGAGACCGCCCGGCTGGCGAAGGTCGGCCCGATCAAGACCCAGAGCGAGGGGGTCGCCGCGCTGCTGCGCTCCCCGATCACCGCGGTGCACGTGGTCACGCTGCTCGAGGAGATGCCGGTCCAGGAGACGGTCGACGCGATCGCCGAGCTGAACCAGTTGGGCTTCCCGGTGGGGCGGGTGATCGTGAACGGCGCCCGACCGCCGGTGCCGGCCGGGCGTGAGGTCACCCAGGCCGAGCTGAAGCGGGGCCTGCTCGCCGCCGGGCTGCCGGCCGACCGGGCCACCGTGGCCGGGCTGGCCGGCGAGGCCCGGGACCAGCAGATCCGGCGCGATCTGGAGGACTCCCTCCGGACGGACCTGGTGGAGCTGGGGCTGCCCCTGACCGAGCTGCCGCTGCTCCCCGACGGGGTGGACCGGGCGGGGCTGGATCGGCTCGCCGAACTCCTCGGCCGGGCGGATTGA
- a CDS encoding RidA family protein, with translation MSNGPHAKLAELGLALPEVVPPVASYVPAVQSGQHVFVSGQLPIAEGKLLATGKVGAGVSAEQAKDLAERCALNALAAVDALVGLENVVKIVKLTGFVASASGFTGQPGVINGASDLFGAVFGEAGRHARSAVGVAELPLDAPVEVEVIVEVA, from the coding sequence ATGAGCAACGGGCCTCACGCCAAGCTGGCGGAACTCGGGCTGGCCCTGCCCGAGGTCGTGCCGCCGGTGGCCAGCTACGTGCCGGCGGTGCAGTCCGGCCAGCACGTCTTCGTCTCCGGCCAGCTGCCGATCGCCGAGGGCAAGCTGCTCGCCACCGGCAAGGTCGGCGCCGGCGTCTCCGCCGAGCAGGCCAAGGACCTCGCCGAGCGGTGCGCGCTGAACGCCCTCGCGGCGGTCGACGCCCTGGTCGGCCTGGAGAACGTCGTCAAGATCGTGAAGCTGACCGGCTTCGTCGCGAGCGCGTCCGGGTTCACCGGTCAGCCCGGCGTGATCAACGGCGCCTCGGACCTCTTCGGCGCGGTCTTCGGCGAGGCCGGCCGGCACGCTCGCTCCGCGGTCGGCGTCGCGGAGCTGCCGCTCGACGCCCCGGTCGAGGTCGAGGTCATCGTCGAGGTCGCCTGA
- a CDS encoding MBL fold metallo-hydrolase, which translates to MGGHVTGPVAALADGLPGWVTLLRAPNPGPMTLDGTNTWVLRAAPGAPAVVVDPGPADEGHLGRIAAHGPVGSVLITHGHPDHTEGSARLADLLDGAAVRAADPAHTIGAAPLTPDAPVEAAGFTVRLVPTPGHTADSVCFLAEHGDERVVLTGDTILGRGTTVVAHPDGHLGDYLASLELLSAYRGIPALPGHGPALADCGAAAEFYLAHRRARLDQVRAAVEAGATTAPEVVARVYADVDRSLWWAAEWSVRAQLEYLGVTPRESGAGATELEQP; encoded by the coding sequence ATGGGCGGGCATGTGACGGGGCCGGTGGCCGCGCTCGCGGACGGGCTGCCCGGCTGGGTGACCCTGTTGCGGGCGCCCAACCCCGGGCCGATGACGCTGGACGGGACGAACACCTGGGTGCTGCGTGCCGCCCCGGGCGCGCCCGCCGTGGTGGTCGACCCCGGACCGGCGGACGAGGGCCACCTGGGCCGGATCGCCGCGCACGGCCCGGTCGGCTCGGTGCTGATCACCCACGGGCACCCCGACCACACCGAGGGCTCCGCCCGCCTCGCCGACCTGCTCGACGGGGCCGCCGTGCGGGCCGCCGACCCGGCGCACACCATCGGCGCGGCGCCGCTGACCCCGGACGCCCCGGTGGAGGCAGCCGGCTTCACCGTCCGCCTGGTGCCGACCCCCGGGCACACCGCCGACTCGGTCTGCTTCCTCGCCGAGCACGGCGACGAGCGGGTCGTGCTCACCGGCGACACCATCCTTGGCCGGGGCACCACCGTGGTCGCCCACCCCGACGGGCACCTCGGCGACTACCTCGCCAGCCTCGAACTGCTCTCCGCGTACCGGGGGATCCCGGCGCTGCCCGGGCACGGCCCGGCGCTGGCCGACTGCGGCGCGGCGGCGGAGTTCTACCTGGCCCACCGGCGGGCCCGGCTCGACCAGGTCCGCGCGGCGGTCGAGGCCGGCGCGACCACCGCGCCCGAGGTGGTCGCCCGGGTCTACGCCGACGTCGACCGGTCGCTCTGGTGGGCCGCCGAGTGGTCGGTCCGGGCCCAGCTGGAGTACCTCGGGGTCACCCCCCGGGAATCCGGCGCCGGGGCCACGGAGTTGGAGCAACCGTGA
- a CDS encoding adenylate/guanylate cyclase domain-containing protein encodes MTCPVCGTVAVPGARFCHNCGAALPAAASLPAAERRVVTVLFGDLSDFTSWSEDLDPERVGAVTDRVLAALAGAVKTFGGHVDKLTGDGIMAVFGAPVAHEDDAERAVRAALSMQRAVRRVLDDERGGGAPLGLRVGLNTGDVIAGIQAAIEYTVIGDTVNTAARLADAAAVGAVYGGARTSAATRHVASWRALRPLRLKGKREPVEAYELLGLLDAPGTRSGLGDEAPFVGRETEIGRVAGRLAEVIDRGEPRVLLMTAEAGIGKSRFAAEVERLAAGYDVGAGRYAAHTGARVLSVRCAAFGERRRLAPLADLVRAAVGLPNDTSTALTRPAVEERLRRLGQRLGRQGGTPLATDQLLALLGYAELPGGHGSATDNGEWTAGGPPADAEAVPNAVAGLLSALATEAPLVIVVDDLHDATAETISALGLTLSRLTGPALVLLLGRPELVRTAGALTRVADAEVHALPPLRGADAARLLTTYLGGGRLPQADADRLLATAQGNPFYLAELVTLLMERGALTAVAERSAGNPGGWRLAPGSLGSRLLSRDLAAVLAARIDALPADARSVLRDAAVVGDTVPTGTLEALRELRVGRDGRPAAVAAVELERAVEELLQRRMLHRTRTGYAFATPLMREAAYAGVSKAELAERHAALARWAAPVPDAAATPPGGFTDPARDDFVAEHVERAAVLADAVKLRPDAPARTVAPQGVAALGRAVRRSMHAGEPALAVEYAERAAELARDGVPAADRVVHARALLQVGRPADALAFAEKIAANAGDDAATRTSALLLAGQAHQTLGDQARAVTCWQEALQVATAGELPTLRASAMRRLGMADFVAGRLGQASSRLAASYQVSLAAQDRRGQAWSLQNLAWVTTTRGDFAGTDAVLGRAARLFAELKDPYGRAWLRGTTAFARLLAGRLNEACRLANVFLPFGERVGEAWAVGTLRAVEAFAGAELGEIAEADRSARRAYRDFAEVSDDWGRGFALVVRGVVARGLGEPEHAADLLTDALAYGERTSHPLLTGMAGTMRGFVALDMGDCETAERDARAVLTAVEPHNPQAPAQVAPRVLLATARLVAGDSATAVGLLAPVATTAANAPTLLFSRRQTMARYASALLAHGQREQALDWARRAVAAPAEDVRSQVIGASVLAEALAACGRPVEALACAEEAVRLAYATEQRSERAAADALRARLTPTP; translated from the coding sequence GTGACCTGCCCCGTGTGCGGCACCGTCGCCGTGCCCGGCGCCCGCTTCTGCCACAACTGCGGCGCCGCGCTGCCGGCCGCCGCCAGCCTGCCCGCCGCCGAGCGGCGGGTCGTCACCGTGCTCTTCGGCGACCTGTCCGACTTCACCTCCTGGTCGGAGGACCTGGACCCGGAACGCGTCGGCGCGGTCACCGACCGGGTGCTCGCCGCGCTCGCCGGAGCGGTCAAGACCTTCGGCGGCCACGTCGACAAGCTCACCGGCGACGGCATCATGGCGGTCTTCGGCGCGCCGGTCGCGCACGAGGACGACGCCGAACGGGCGGTCCGCGCCGCGCTGTCCATGCAGCGGGCGGTCCGCCGGGTGCTCGACGACGAGCGGGGCGGCGGCGCGCCGCTCGGCCTGCGGGTCGGCCTGAACACCGGCGACGTGATCGCCGGTATCCAGGCGGCCATCGAGTACACGGTCATCGGCGACACGGTGAACACCGCCGCCCGGCTCGCCGACGCCGCCGCCGTCGGCGCGGTCTACGGCGGTGCGCGCACCTCCGCCGCCACCCGGCACGTCGCCTCCTGGCGGGCGCTGCGCCCGCTGCGGCTCAAGGGCAAGCGCGAGCCGGTGGAGGCGTACGAGCTGCTGGGGCTCCTGGACGCCCCGGGCACCCGCTCGGGCCTCGGCGACGAGGCCCCGTTCGTCGGCCGGGAGACCGAGATCGGCCGGGTCGCCGGCCGGCTCGCCGAGGTGATCGACCGGGGCGAGCCCCGGGTGCTGCTGATGACCGCCGAGGCGGGGATCGGCAAGTCCCGCTTCGCCGCCGAGGTGGAACGCCTCGCCGCCGGCTACGACGTCGGCGCGGGCCGGTACGCCGCGCACACCGGCGCCCGGGTGCTCTCCGTCCGCTGCGCCGCCTTCGGCGAGCGGCGCCGGCTCGCCCCGCTGGCCGACCTGGTCCGGGCCGCGGTCGGCCTGCCCAACGACACGTCCACCGCGCTCACCCGCCCGGCCGTGGAGGAGCGGCTGCGCCGGCTCGGCCAGCGGCTCGGCCGGCAGGGCGGCACCCCGCTCGCCACCGACCAGCTGCTGGCCCTGCTCGGATACGCCGAGCTGCCCGGCGGGCACGGCAGCGCCACCGACAACGGGGAGTGGACCGCCGGCGGCCCGCCGGCCGACGCCGAGGCGGTGCCGAACGCGGTCGCCGGCCTGCTCAGCGCCCTGGCCACCGAGGCGCCGCTGGTGATCGTCGTGGACGACCTGCACGACGCCACCGCCGAGACGATCAGCGCGCTCGGGCTGACGCTGTCCCGGCTCACCGGCCCGGCGCTGGTGCTGCTGCTCGGCCGGCCGGAGCTGGTGCGCACCGCGGGGGCGCTGACCCGGGTCGCCGACGCCGAGGTGCACGCGCTGCCCCCGCTGCGCGGCGCCGACGCCGCCCGGCTGCTCACCACCTACCTCGGCGGCGGCCGGCTGCCGCAGGCCGACGCGGACCGGCTCCTCGCCACCGCCCAGGGCAACCCGTTCTACCTCGCCGAACTGGTCACCCTGCTGATGGAGCGGGGCGCGCTCACCGCGGTCGCCGAGCGGAGCGCCGGCAACCCCGGCGGCTGGCGGCTGGCGCCCGGCTCGCTGGGCAGCCGGCTGCTCTCCCGCGACCTGGCTGCCGTGCTCGCCGCCCGCATCGACGCGCTGCCGGCGGACGCCCGCTCGGTGCTGCGGGACGCCGCCGTGGTCGGCGACACCGTGCCGACCGGCACCCTGGAGGCGCTCCGCGAGCTCCGCGTCGGGCGGGACGGCCGGCCCGCCGCGGTGGCCGCGGTCGAGCTGGAGCGGGCCGTCGAGGAGCTGCTGCAACGCCGCATGCTGCACCGCACCCGCACCGGGTACGCCTTCGCCACGCCGCTGATGCGGGAGGCCGCGTACGCCGGGGTGAGCAAGGCCGAGCTGGCCGAGCGGCACGCCGCGCTGGCCCGGTGGGCGGCCCCGGTGCCGGACGCCGCGGCCACCCCGCCCGGCGGCTTCACCGACCCGGCCCGGGACGACTTCGTGGCCGAGCACGTCGAGCGGGCCGCCGTGCTCGCCGACGCGGTCAAGCTCCGGCCGGACGCGCCGGCCCGCACGGTCGCCCCGCAGGGCGTGGCCGCGCTGGGCCGGGCCGTTCGCCGGTCGATGCACGCCGGCGAGCCGGCCCTGGCCGTCGAGTACGCCGAACGCGCCGCCGAGCTGGCCCGGGACGGGGTGCCCGCCGCCGACCGCGTGGTGCACGCCCGCGCCCTGCTCCAGGTGGGCCGCCCCGCCGACGCGCTCGCCTTCGCCGAGAAGATCGCGGCCAACGCCGGCGACGACGCGGCCACCCGGACGAGCGCGCTCCTGCTCGCCGGGCAGGCCCACCAGACCCTCGGCGACCAGGCCCGGGCGGTGACCTGCTGGCAGGAGGCGTTGCAGGTGGCCACCGCCGGCGAGCTGCCGACGCTGCGCGCCTCGGCGATGCGCCGGCTCGGGATGGCCGATTTCGTCGCCGGTCGGCTCGGCCAGGCCAGCAGCCGCCTCGCCGCGTCGTACCAGGTCAGCCTCGCCGCGCAGGACCGGCGGGGGCAGGCCTGGTCGTTGCAGAACCTGGCCTGGGTGACCACCACCCGGGGCGACTTCGCCGGCACCGACGCGGTGCTCGGCCGGGCCGCCCGGCTCTTCGCCGAGCTGAAGGACCCGTACGGGCGGGCCTGGCTGCGCGGCACCACCGCGTTCGCCCGGCTGCTCGCCGGCCGGCTGAACGAGGCGTGCCGGCTGGCGAACGTCTTCCTGCCCTTCGGCGAGCGGGTCGGCGAGGCGTGGGCGGTCGGCACGCTGCGCGCGGTCGAGGCGTTCGCCGGCGCCGAGCTGGGCGAGATCGCCGAGGCGGACCGGTCGGCACGCCGGGCGTACCGGGACTTCGCCGAGGTCTCCGACGACTGGGGACGCGGCTTCGCCCTGGTGGTGCGGGGTGTGGTGGCGCGAGGCCTGGGCGAGCCGGAGCACGCCGCCGACCTGCTCACCGACGCCCTCGCGTACGGCGAGCGCACCTCGCACCCGCTGCTCACCGGGATGGCCGGCACGATGCGCGGCTTCGTCGCGCTGGACATGGGCGACTGCGAGACCGCCGAGCGGGACGCCCGGGCGGTGCTGACGGCCGTCGAACCGCACAACCCGCAGGCGCCGGCCCAGGTCGCGCCCCGGGTGCTGCTGGCGACCGCCCGGCTCGTCGCCGGCGACTCGGCCACCGCGGTCGGGCTGCTCGCCCCGGTGGCCACCACCGCCGCGAACGCCCCGACGCTGCTCTTCTCCCGCCGCCAGACGATGGCCCGGTACGCCTCCGCCCTGCTCGCCCACGGTCAGCGGGAGCAGGCGCTGGACTGGGCCCGCCGGGCGGTCGCCGCCCCCGCCGAGGACGTACGCAGCCAGGTGATCGGGGCGAGCGTGCTGGCCGAGGCGCTGGCCGCCTGCGGAAGGCCCGTCGAGGCGCTGGCCTGCGCCGAGGAGGCGGTCCGCCTGGCGTACGCGACCGAGCAGCGCAGCGAACGCGCCGCCGCCGACGCCCTCCGCGCCCGCCTCACACCTACCCCCTGA
- a CDS encoding ArsA family ATPase produces the protein MVPSEDAAPRLNLDQILADPGVRIVVCCGAGGVGKTTTAAALALRAAERHGRRTVVLTIDPARRLAQSLGLTELDNTPRQVKGLDVEASGGELHAMMLDMKRTFDDVVLQHTDPAKAAEIFANPFYQAMSSTFAGTQEYMAMEKLGQLHARGEWDLIVVDTPPSRSALDFLDAPARLSRFLDGRMLRLLLAPARSGGRSMFSLVTASFGMFSKVVQKVLGAQLITDLSGFVAALDSMFGGFRQRAEQTYRILQARETAFLLVAAPEPDAVREAAYFAGRLREERMPLAGLVLNRVHRPAVPDLGAAESVAAAGRLAELGGHDATVDVLRAHAALAQQAVREQQVATRFTEAFPTVPAVSVTAQPADVHDVDGLRTIGAAISRP, from the coding sequence TTGGTGCCTTCCGAAGACGCGGCGCCACGGCTGAACCTCGACCAGATCCTCGCCGATCCCGGCGTGCGGATCGTCGTGTGCTGCGGCGCCGGCGGTGTGGGTAAGACGACCACGGCCGCCGCGCTCGCCCTACGGGCGGCCGAGCGGCACGGCCGGCGGACGGTGGTGCTCACCATCGACCCGGCCCGCCGGCTGGCCCAGTCGCTCGGCCTGACCGAGCTGGACAACACACCCCGCCAGGTCAAGGGGCTCGACGTCGAGGCCAGCGGCGGCGAGCTGCACGCCATGATGCTGGACATGAAGCGCACCTTCGACGACGTGGTGCTCCAGCACACCGATCCGGCCAAGGCGGCGGAAATCTTCGCCAACCCCTTCTACCAGGCCATGAGCTCGACCTTCGCCGGCACGCAGGAGTACATGGCGATGGAGAAGCTGGGCCAGCTGCACGCCCGCGGCGAGTGGGACCTGATCGTGGTGGACACCCCGCCGTCCCGCTCGGCGCTGGACTTCCTGGACGCCCCGGCCCGGCTCTCCCGCTTCCTCGACGGGCGGATGCTGCGGCTGCTGCTGGCGCCGGCGCGCAGCGGGGGGCGGAGCATGTTCAGCCTCGTCACCGCCAGCTTCGGGATGTTCTCGAAGGTGGTGCAGAAGGTGCTCGGCGCGCAGCTGATCACCGACCTCTCCGGCTTCGTCGCCGCGCTGGACTCGATGTTCGGCGGCTTCCGGCAGCGGGCGGAGCAGACGTACCGCATCCTGCAGGCCCGGGAAACGGCCTTCCTGCTGGTCGCGGCGCCGGAGCCGGACGCGGTCCGGGAGGCGGCCTACTTCGCCGGCCGGCTGCGCGAGGAGCGGATGCCGCTGGCCGGCCTGGTGCTCAACCGGGTGCACCGGCCGGCAGTACCCGACCTGGGCGCGGCCGAGAGCGTCGCCGCCGCGGGGCGGCTGGCGGAGCTGGGCGGGCACGACGCGACCGTCGACGTGCTGCGGGCGCACGCCGCGCTGGCCCAGCAGGCGGTACGCGAACAGCAGGTGGCGACCCGGTTCACCGAGGCGTTCCCGACGGTGCCGGCGGTGTCGGTGACGGCGCAGCCCGCCGACGTACACGACGTCGACGGGCTGCGGACGATCGGCGCGGCGATCAGCCGGCCGTGA